In one Deinococcus sp. QL22 genomic region, the following are encoded:
- a CDS encoding PucR family transcriptional regulator ligand-binding domain-containing protein, with amino-acid sequence MHVADVLTLPACAEARVVQPSSPDLARIVRLAHVIDVPDAQSWVRPGTLLLTTGLS; translated from the coding sequence ATGCACGTTGCTGACGTGCTGACGCTGCCTGCCTGCGCTGAGGCGAGGGTCGTGCAACCGTCCAGCCCTGACCTAGCCCGAATCGTGCGGTTGGCCCATGTGATAGACGTGCCCGACGCCCAGAGTTGGGTGCGCCCCGGCACGCTCCTGCTGACCACTGGCCTCTCTTAG
- a CDS encoding glycosyltransferase: MTQFPSPPPYADVRTEPQASATNSGTAAIVVTYNRKHLLKRCLTLLMSQTAPLEQIYVIDNASTDGTADIIPNHPQITHVKLERNLGGAYGFSHGVERALRGGHRHLWLMDDDCLPEVEALAELLEYTGESESLCSAVLARDGRYDLHQRRSFDEVRLSETDLPKEAYVQPGTPVDLFTFVSVLISTDLVRRAGLPVNNFFFMYDDSEYALRLRELGVTTRLVPASRVWHYGSLTYPAVRTAYNPLKHYYNTRNQLLVYRQYGTSPLWYAIRVMVKTGGAFIRLVQHRELTRRSAGLAARALLDAVRGKAYVRSIRTN, translated from the coding sequence ATGACCCAGTTTCCCTCCCCTCCTCCTTACGCTGATGTGCGGACTGAGCCGCAAGCCAGTGCGACCAACAGCGGTACTGCAGCCATCGTTGTGACCTACAACCGCAAGCATCTCCTTAAGCGCTGCCTGACTTTGCTCATGAGTCAGACGGCACCGCTGGAGCAAATCTACGTGATCGATAATGCTTCTACAGACGGCACAGCGGACATTATTCCCAATCATCCTCAAATCACGCATGTGAAGCTTGAGCGCAACCTAGGCGGCGCATACGGGTTTTCGCATGGAGTAGAGCGGGCGCTAAGAGGTGGGCACCGCCACCTGTGGTTGATGGATGACGACTGCTTACCCGAAGTCGAGGCCCTGGCAGAATTGCTGGAATACACCGGCGAGAGTGAGTCTCTGTGCAGCGCCGTGTTGGCCCGTGACGGGCGCTACGATCTGCACCAGCGCCGCAGCTTTGATGAAGTGCGCCTTAGCGAAACTGACTTGCCCAAAGAAGCGTATGTCCAACCCGGCACGCCTGTCGATCTGTTTACCTTTGTCAGCGTGCTGATCAGCACAGATCTGGTGCGGCGGGCGGGGCTTCCTGTCAACAACTTCTTTTTTATGTACGATGACAGCGAATACGCGCTGCGTCTGCGTGAATTGGGAGTTACGACGCGTTTGGTGCCCGCCAGCCGGGTCTGGCATTACGGCAGCCTCACTTACCCGGCTGTCCGGACTGCCTATAACCCCCTGAAGCATTACTACAACACGCGCAATCAACTGTTGGTCTACCGCCAATACGGAACCTCTCCGCTGTGGTACGCCATTCGTGTAATGGTCAAGACAGGCGGCGCTTTTATCCGGTTGGTTCAGCACCGCGAACTGACCCGCCGCTCGGCAGGTTTGGCGGCACGTGCCCTGCTGGACGCTGTCCGTGGGAAGGCGTATGTACGCTCTATTCGCACGAACTGA
- a CDS encoding APC family permease: MTGGAFGIEGLVAGSAPGMAIALILITPFIWSIPTALMVTELATAMPVEGGYYVWVKRALGRFWGFTQSWISWLYGLVIAASFAALFADCTSSFLRLAFSSTVIDDSAAVRWIVAAVLIVGFGLLDIRGAKAVGDSSKVFAVMVFAPFITMFVLAGIRWAANPEPFWLPVTPPGTGLLGAFGLGLFIVMYNFLGWDSISTILGEIEKTLKVIPRVMLIAVPLIILAYLSPVLAGLTSGVDHTKWGDTVFFPELATAIGGRWLGIWVAIGGMFCAAGLFNAMVLSNSRLPFVLASDGYLSQALVARHPRFGTPVISIIVCSVIYAMLAFGPFQTLAVTTVLLYGVSLLLQFTLLIMLRLKVPEMVRPFRIPGGLPGVIVISLLPAPIIVVAVLITARDEGASFLVLAAILLASAPLAFLITNTVFKRGQPDRLTHEMSAADWAEL; encoded by the coding sequence GTGACGGGCGGCGCGTTCGGTATCGAAGGGCTGGTCGCCGGCTCTGCGCCGGGCATGGCGATTGCCCTAATCCTGATTACACCGTTTATCTGGAGCATTCCTACCGCCCTGATGGTCACCGAACTGGCCACCGCCATGCCCGTAGAGGGCGGCTATTACGTGTGGGTCAAACGCGCCCTGGGCCGATTCTGGGGCTTTACTCAGAGCTGGATCAGCTGGCTGTACGGGCTGGTCATCGCGGCCAGTTTCGCGGCCCTGTTCGCCGATTGCACCAGCAGCTTTTTGCGCCTCGCGTTTAGCAGCACCGTCATTGACGATTCGGCGGCAGTGCGCTGGATCGTGGCCGCCGTGCTGATCGTCGGTTTTGGTCTGCTGGACATTCGCGGAGCCAAAGCGGTGGGCGACAGCAGCAAGGTCTTCGCCGTGATGGTGTTCGCGCCCTTTATCACGATGTTCGTGCTGGCGGGCATTCGCTGGGCCGCTAACCCAGAGCCGTTCTGGTTGCCTGTCACGCCTCCCGGAACGGGCCTGCTCGGGGCCTTCGGGCTGGGCTTGTTTATCGTGATGTACAACTTCCTCGGCTGGGACAGCATCAGCACCATTCTAGGTGAAATCGAAAAAACGCTGAAAGTCATTCCCAGGGTCATGCTGATCGCCGTGCCACTTATCATTCTCGCCTACCTATCGCCCGTGTTGGCAGGTCTGACTTCAGGCGTGGACCACACCAAATGGGGCGACACGGTCTTTTTCCCCGAACTGGCGACAGCTATCGGCGGGCGCTGGCTGGGGATCTGGGTCGCTATCGGAGGTATGTTCTGCGCGGCGGGCCTGTTTAACGCAATGGTACTGTCCAACAGCCGCCTGCCCTTCGTCTTGGCCTCGGACGGCTACCTGTCACAGGCGTTGGTGGCCCGCCATCCCCGCTTCGGCACACCAGTCATCTCCATTATCGTGTGTTCGGTCATTTACGCGATGCTGGCGTTTGGCCCGTTCCAGACGTTGGCCGTGACCACTGTGCTGCTGTACGGCGTCAGCTTGCTGCTGCAATTTACGTTGCTGATCATGCTGCGCCTGAAGGTACCCGAAATGGTACGGCCCTTCCGCATTCCCGGCGGATTGCCAGGCGTGATCGTCATTTCACTGCTGCCTGCGCCGATCATCGTGGTCGCGGTGCTCATTACTGCGCGGGATGAAGGCGCGAGTTTTCTGGTGCTGGCTGCCATCTTACTGGCCTCCGCGCCCCTTGCCTTCCTGATCACCAACACTGTGTTCAAGCGCGGCCAACCCGACCGCTTGACCCACGAAATGTCGGCGGCAGACTGGGCCGAACTTTAA
- a CDS encoding GNAT family N-acetyltransferase, which translates to MTQLSMRFSLAPDLQGRPVLAARTDGRYVVVQAQANDAPALEAVQRACFPDLSESELATERHFLSHQAHFPAGQLAVLDSQSGQVVASSSDFQTRVDFAHYAHPYLEETGDNLFTTHDPQGDWLYGADIGVHPDVRGQGLATLLYGARHDLIRRLNLRGHVAGAMPKGYGAVADTLSIEQYVMEVVRNERADPVLSVQLKRGYGVWGIIPDYLDDESCGNYGVFIVWRNREYRQA; encoded by the coding sequence ATGACCCAGCTCAGTATGCGCTTCTCTCTCGCCCCGGATCTTCAGGGCCGCCCCGTCCTGGCCGCCCGCACCGATGGCCGCTACGTGGTGGTGCAGGCGCAGGCCAACGACGCTCCCGCGCTGGAAGCCGTGCAACGGGCCTGTTTCCCCGACCTCAGCGAATCGGAACTTGCCACCGAGCGGCACTTCCTGTCGCATCAGGCGCACTTTCCGGCGGGCCAACTGGCGGTGCTGGACAGCCAAAGCGGGCAGGTGGTGGCGTCCAGCAGCGACTTTCAGACGCGGGTGGATTTTGCCCACTACGCCCATCCCTACCTGGAAGAAACGGGCGACAACCTGTTTACCACCCACGATCCGCAGGGCGATTGGCTGTACGGCGCGGACATCGGCGTGCATCCGGACGTGCGCGGGCAAGGCCTGGCCACGTTGCTGTACGGCGCACGCCATGACCTGATTCGCCGCCTGAACCTGCGCGGGCATGTGGCCGGAGCGATGCCCAAAGGGTACGGCGCGGTGGCCGACACGCTGTCCATAGAGCAGTACGTGATGGAAGTGGTGCGGAACGAGCGGGCCGACCCAGTGCTGAGCGTGCAACTCAAGCGCGGGTACGGCGTCTGGGGCATCATTCCCGACTATCTGGACGATGAATCGTGCGGCAATTACGGCGTATTTATCGTGTGGCGTAACCGGGAGTACCGGCAGGCATGA
- a CDS encoding CdaR family transcriptional regulator: protein MLPHTLSAERVWVRLGWRDAGASAVVPGMMPGMAYGRVRVGVAGVAQGRAEVLALAAYAQAGQLRSYAEVLVPRGLSGDRDAQADLVRGLLEPLRGARGGAALIATVQALCDTGFIQAEAATRLGIHGNTLRYWMDRTEALTGRTLADPATRSLWWLALQLGALESSQL, encoded by the coding sequence TTGCTGCCCCACACGCTCAGCGCCGAGCGAGTGTGGGTGCGGCTGGGGTGGCGAGACGCGGGAGCATCGGCAGTGGTGCCGGGGATGATGCCTGGAATGGCCTACGGGCGGGTGCGGGTGGGCGTGGCGGGCGTGGCGCAGGGCCGGGCCGAAGTGCTGGCGCTGGCGGCCTACGCGCAAGCCGGCCAACTGCGCTCTTACGCCGAGGTCTTGGTTCCCCGCGGCCTCAGCGGTGACCGCGACGCACAGGCCGACCTGGTGCGCGGCCTGCTGGAGCCGTTGCGCGGGGCGCGGGGCGGAGCCGCCCTGATCGCCACCGTACAGGCCCTCTGCGACACCGGTTTTATACAGGCCGAAGCCGCCACACGCTTGGGCATTCACGGCAATACGCTGCGTTACTGGATGGACAGAACAGAGGCGCTGACGGGCCGCACTCTGGCAGACCCGGCCACAAGGTCGCTCTGGTGGCTGGCCCTGCAACTGGGCGCGCTGGAAAGCAGCCAACTCTAG
- a CDS encoding amidohydrolase, with protein sequence MTSPSGTTPATIYTGGPIYPQADGHTVQALAVRGGRVLAAGTWAEARAAVGADHEVHELGGDTLLPGLTDAHVHVWKVGQLRTTLLDLREAESAEDVAALVQARHRELPPGEWLWGRGWNGARQGLIPDRALLDALAPGRPVLLTRTCAHIHAVNTRALEAAGIGPDTPSPPGGELDYELGRLTETAYGLVYGARPTPTQAQFEVWILAGLTYLKSLGLTAVTDPAVDAPLYAAYWALDAAGRLPIRVNLLYIRRPDGGSDTLPLPEKYLSERLRCDSVKFFPDGGLSGATAAVSVPYLNLAPPNHGVLRLDSAELYELAREAHINGFRIGAHAIGDVALDQLLGVYTRLNAEHPGGRRHRIEHFGLPSAAHLQQAHALGVIAVPQPTFLHELRANYDRYIPPELAGQVFPLRAMFEAGLDVAFSSGDPVVRELRPLAGVQAAVSEAYVPGMNVTLAQAFGAYTHGDSHERGSLRPGFRADLTRVGGDPFHTEAHLLSGLPVHGAIVADPFVYGAPVAESEMT encoded by the coding sequence ATGACCTCACCTTCTGGCACAACGCCTGCCACCATCTATACAGGCGGCCCCATCTACCCGCAGGCCGATGGACATACCGTGCAGGCCCTGGCCGTGCGTGGCGGGCGCGTGCTGGCAGCAGGTACCTGGGCCGAAGCGCGGGCGGCGGTGGGGGCCGACCATGAGGTTCACGAATTGGGCGGCGATACGCTCCTGCCCGGCCTCACCGACGCGCATGTGCATGTCTGGAAGGTGGGGCAACTCCGCACCACGTTGCTGGATTTGCGCGAAGCCGAGTCTGCTGAGGATGTGGCGGCCTTGGTACAGGCGCGGCACCGGGAATTGCCCCCCGGTGAGTGGCTGTGGGGGCGTGGCTGGAATGGGGCTCGGCAAGGCCTGATCCCTGACCGCGCCCTACTGGACGCCCTCGCCCCCGGACGGCCCGTGCTGCTGACCCGAACGTGTGCCCACATTCACGCGGTGAACACGCGGGCGCTGGAGGCCGCGGGCATCGGCCCTGACACCCCTTCTCCCCCCGGCGGCGAGTTGGACTACGAGTTGGGCCGCCTGACCGAAACGGCTTACGGCTTGGTCTACGGTGCCAGGCCCACACCCACGCAGGCGCAGTTTGAAGTGTGGATTCTGGCGGGCCTCACCTACCTGAAGTCACTGGGCCTCACTGCCGTCACCGATCCCGCTGTAGACGCGCCCCTGTACGCCGCTTATTGGGCGCTGGATGCAGCGGGCAGGTTGCCGATCCGGGTCAATCTGCTGTATATCCGCAGGCCCGATGGCGGTTCGGATACCTTGCCCCTGCCCGAAAAATACCTTTCGGAACGGCTGCGCTGCGACAGCGTGAAGTTCTTTCCGGACGGTGGCCTCAGCGGGGCGACGGCGGCGGTCAGCGTGCCGTACCTGAACCTTGCGCCGCCCAATCACGGAGTCCTGCGCCTCGATTCTGCCGAATTGTACGAACTGGCCCGTGAAGCGCACATAAATGGCTTCCGCATCGGCGCACACGCGATTGGGGATGTCGCTCTGGATCAACTGTTGGGTGTCTACACGCGGCTGAATGCGGAGCATCCCGGCGGCCGGCGTCACCGCATCGAGCATTTTGGGTTACCGTCTGCCGCGCACTTGCAGCAGGCCCATGCACTCGGCGTCATTGCCGTGCCACAGCCAACTTTTCTGCACGAACTCCGCGCCAACTATGACCGCTACATTCCGCCCGAACTGGCCGGGCAGGTCTTTCCGCTGCGGGCCATGTTCGAAGCGGGGCTGGATGTGGCCTTTTCCAGCGGTGACCCGGTGGTGCGCGAACTCCGGCCCCTTGCAGGCGTGCAGGCCGCCGTTTCTGAGGCCTACGTGCCCGGCATGAATGTCACGCTGGCGCAGGCGTTTGGCGCATACACGCACGGCGATTCCCATGAGCGCGGCAGCCTGCGTCCGGGCTTCCGGGCCGACCTCACCCGCGTGGGCGGCGATCCGTTTCATACTGAGGCTCACCTGCTCTCTGGCCTTCCCGTTCACGGCGCAATCGTCGCCGACCCTTTTGTCTACGGCGCACCAGTCGCCGAAAGTGAGATGACATGA
- a CDS encoding lipopolysaccharide biosynthesis protein: MTGLKDKTMRAIKWSSLSFLTTILLTPLFAAILARLLSKEEFGLFAIGLSLYAVGQYIADFGIAQALVQKSDLTEEDIRAGFTSSVLLGLLATALAWLLAPAAGDFFNNADVTPFMRAYACVYVIASLATVSTSLLRRALRFKPLMVVEVGSYIIGQGVFGLGAAYLGLGAYSLIVSAAVQAVIQLSVSYFYGRHPFGFTFRRESYRALYAFGGRASLVNFLEFLSTNLDTLMIGRFYGTGILGLYNRGYNVIYAPMIGLARSLTRVLAPSFSVVQHDQAKLRSSYLSGLMALSILLFSIAASAFISAREIVLVLLGESFISVVPIVQVLALFIPFPVLGNLSAVLAEASARLNAKILVQSVYLVGLAAAYWMAYRLGWGILGFASVLTVAGAIRSAAYAVVARRIIGGGGKEIVRAYTVGLVYGLGMAAVMFMVIYPLRQFGLSPFVLLGIEVLLSGALLVALLLLGPTNELQNQVRTLIRNIISRTGRWWKDRRHVKGT, from the coding sequence ATGACTGGTCTGAAAGACAAAACGATGCGGGCCATAAAATGGAGTTCTCTCTCTTTTCTGACCACTATTTTACTGACGCCTTTGTTCGCTGCCATCTTGGCCCGCCTCCTTTCCAAAGAGGAATTTGGCCTGTTTGCTATCGGCCTCAGCCTGTATGCGGTGGGGCAGTACATCGCTGATTTTGGTATCGCGCAGGCCTTGGTTCAAAAGAGTGACCTGACGGAAGAGGATATTCGGGCAGGATTTACGTCGTCGGTTTTGCTGGGGTTACTGGCAACTGCGCTGGCCTGGCTACTTGCTCCGGCGGCCGGCGACTTCTTCAATAATGCTGATGTCACGCCGTTTATGCGGGCGTATGCCTGTGTGTATGTCATTGCGTCATTAGCAACCGTATCGACAAGTTTGCTGCGCCGTGCTCTCCGGTTTAAACCCCTCATGGTAGTCGAGGTTGGTTCTTACATTATCGGGCAAGGTGTCTTCGGTCTAGGGGCGGCTTACTTGGGGTTGGGAGCTTACAGTCTTATTGTCAGTGCGGCCGTACAGGCCGTCATCCAGTTGTCAGTGTCTTATTTCTATGGTCGTCACCCCTTCGGCTTTACCTTTCGCCGTGAGTCTTACCGCGCTCTCTATGCTTTCGGTGGCCGGGCATCCCTTGTTAATTTTTTGGAATTTTTAAGCACTAATCTGGATACCCTCATGATTGGCCGCTTTTACGGCACAGGCATCTTGGGCTTGTATAACCGGGGGTATAACGTCATTTATGCGCCGATGATCGGACTGGCCCGTAGCCTGACCCGGGTGCTTGCTCCGTCCTTCAGTGTGGTGCAGCACGACCAGGCCAAGCTGCGCTCCTCGTACTTGTCGGGATTGATGGCGCTCTCTATCTTGCTATTCAGTATTGCGGCCAGCGCATTTATTTCAGCCCGCGAAATCGTGCTGGTGCTGCTCGGAGAATCGTTTATCAGTGTCGTCCCAATTGTGCAGGTACTAGCCCTGTTCATTCCTTTCCCTGTGCTCGGTAATCTGTCGGCAGTGCTGGCCGAAGCCTCAGCCCGCCTGAACGCCAAAATTTTGGTGCAGTCGGTGTATCTGGTGGGGCTGGCAGCAGCGTATTGGATGGCGTACCGCCTCGGCTGGGGCATCCTAGGCTTTGCAAGCGTGCTGACGGTTGCGGGCGCAATCCGCAGCGCTGCGTACGCAGTCGTCGCCCGGCGCATCATTGGTGGGGGCGGCAAAGAAATCGTACGGGCCTACACGGTGGGGTTGGTCTACGGGCTTGGTATGGCCGCAGTGATGTTCATGGTGATCTATCCGCTACGCCAATTTGGCCTCTCGCCTTTTGTGCTGCTCGGGATAGAGGTGCTACTGAGCGGCGCCCTGCTCGTAGCCCTACTGCTGCTGGGGCCAACCAACGAGTTACAAAATCAAGTTCGTACCCTGATCCGCAACATTATCTCGCGCACTGGACGTTGGTGGAAAGACAGGCGCCATGTCAAAGGTACCTAA
- a CDS encoding NAD-dependent succinate-semialdehyde dehydrogenase: MTSQTPTLLNDPVTRTRAYFDGEWRSAPKTFDVIHPGTLESIGAVADCTADDAHRAIDAAEIALKVWRKVSPYERGKVLRRWHDLMFVHKEELARLMTLEMGKPITETRGEVHYAASFIEWCAEEAGRISGERISMRFDRKRGLTSSEPVGIVYAVTPWNFPAGMITRKAAPALAAGCVMILKPAEQSPMTALYLAELWLEAGGPANTLQVLPTNDAAAFTAPFMADERVRKVTFTGSTAVGRLLYTQAAKTIKRVSLELGGHAPFLVFADADLEKAAREVVGSKFRNAGQTCVSTNRVYVQREVAAEFTQILADKTSKLVLGDPLLDSTSVGPVVEQAGLDKVQAQVQDALDRGATAVVGGAIDHGLFFQPTVLTNVAPDSLILREETFGPVAPIVIFDTEEEGLRLANDSEYGLAAYAYTRDLGRAWRVAEALEYGIVGINDGVPSAAAPHVPFGGMKNSGVGREGGHWGLEEYLEIKFISMGID, encoded by the coding sequence ATGACCAGCCAAACCCCAACCCTGCTGAATGACCCCGTGACCCGCACCCGCGCCTATTTTGACGGCGAGTGGCGCAGCGCCCCCAAAACCTTTGATGTGATTCACCCCGGCACGCTGGAAAGCATCGGCGCGGTGGCCGACTGCACCGCCGACGACGCCCACCGTGCCATAGACGCCGCCGAGATTGCCTTGAAAGTGTGGCGCAAGGTCAGCCCCTACGAGCGCGGCAAAGTGCTGCGGCGCTGGCATGACCTGATGTTCGTGCACAAGGAAGAATTGGCCCGCCTGATGACGCTGGAAATGGGCAAGCCGATTACCGAAACGCGCGGCGAGGTGCATTACGCTGCCAGCTTTATCGAGTGGTGCGCCGAGGAAGCCGGACGCATCAGCGGCGAACGCATCAGCATGCGCTTTGACCGCAAGCGCGGCCTGACCAGCAGCGAGCCGGTGGGCATCGTGTACGCCGTGACCCCCTGGAATTTCCCGGCAGGCATGATCACGCGCAAGGCGGCCCCGGCCCTCGCTGCGGGCTGCGTCATGATTCTCAAGCCTGCCGAGCAGAGCCCCATGACCGCGCTGTATCTGGCCGAATTGTGGCTGGAAGCGGGCGGCCCCGCCAACACGCTGCAGGTGCTGCCCACCAACGACGCCGCCGCCTTCACCGCGCCGTTTATGGCCGATGAGCGCGTGCGCAAGGTGACGTTTACCGGCAGCACCGCTGTAGGCCGCCTGCTGTACACGCAGGCCGCCAAAACCATCAAGCGCGTTTCGCTGGAACTGGGCGGCCACGCGCCTTTCCTGGTGTTTGCCGACGCAGACTTGGAAAAGGCGGCGCGGGAAGTGGTGGGCAGCAAGTTCAGGAACGCGGGCCAGACCTGCGTGAGTACCAACCGCGTGTACGTGCAGCGCGAAGTGGCTGCCGAATTTACCCAAATTCTGGCCGACAAGACCTCCAAGTTGGTGCTGGGCGATCCTTTGCTGGACAGCACCAGCGTCGGCCCAGTGGTGGAGCAGGCCGGACTGGACAAGGTGCAGGCACAGGTGCAAGACGCGCTGGATCGCGGCGCAACGGCAGTGGTGGGGGGCGCAATAGATCACGGCCTGTTTTTCCAGCCTACCGTGCTGACCAATGTGGCCCCCGACAGCCTGATTCTGCGCGAGGAAACCTTCGGCCCGGTGGCCCCCATCGTCATTTTCGACACCGAGGAAGAAGGGCTGCGCCTCGCCAACGACAGTGAGTACGGGCTGGCCGCCTACGCCTACACCCGCGATCTGGGCCGGGCTTGGCGCGTGGCCGAGGCGCTGGAATACGGCATCGTGGGCATCAACGACGGCGTACCGAGTGCTGCCGCCCCGCACGTCCCTTTCGGCGGCATGAAAAACAGCGGTGTAGGACGCGAGGGTGGGCACTGGGGTCTGGAAGAATATCTGGAAATCAAGTTCATCAGCATGGGCATCGACTGA
- a CDS encoding PucR family transcriptional regulator ligand-binding domain-containing protein, which translates to MARRGPAAVVLAVPHFFPAFPPEVAAALAESGIAVLELPWEVPFVEVVQQTHEFILQAQADHLARSESIHRALTRAALGGQLSDVAGTLSEQLGRAALLLAPNGLPLTRSPRTASPESPHLALQSAPDPALARHALARPGTAPRPLAGGMLVPVVLRGQREGGVWVAGAAPSGQAQPGHDLEIRAAEHAATVAALLMLAQQDIEVLEARLGYAFLDTLLEGRFTADSSLHERARRLGFEVQGSYTVALLVLPGALPLLPEGFAQREQAASQLRGALASLGAAPLVSVSLNHI; encoded by the coding sequence TTGGCGCGGCGTGGCCCGGCGGCGGTGGTGCTGGCCGTGCCACACTTTTTCCCCGCCTTCCCACCTGAAGTGGCTGCGGCGCTGGCTGAATCCGGCATTGCGGTCCTGGAACTGCCCTGGGAAGTGCCGTTCGTGGAAGTGGTGCAACAGACGCACGAATTTATTTTGCAGGCGCAGGCCGACCATCTGGCCCGCAGCGAATCTATTCACCGGGCGCTGACCCGCGCCGCGCTCGGCGGGCAACTCAGCGACGTGGCCGGAACCCTGTCGGAGCAGTTGGGGCGGGCAGCGTTGTTGCTGGCCCCCAACGGCCTGCCCCTGACACGCAGCCCTCGGACCGCCAGTCCTGAATCGCCTCATCTGGCGCTGCAATCAGCCCCCGATCCTGCGTTGGCCCGTCACGCTCTCGCCCGCCCCGGCACGGCTCCGCGCCCGCTGGCAGGCGGCATGTTGGTTCCGGTGGTGCTGCGTGGGCAGCGCGAAGGTGGAGTATGGGTGGCGGGTGCGGCCCCTTCGGGACAGGCGCAGCCGGGGCACGATCTGGAAATTCGGGCCGCTGAACACGCTGCCACCGTTGCCGCCCTCTTGATGTTGGCGCAGCAGGACATAGAAGTGTTGGAAGCGCGGCTGGGCTACGCTTTCTTAGACACGCTGCTGGAGGGCCGTTTTACTGCCGATTCCAGCCTGCACGAGCGGGCGAGGCGGCTGGGCTTCGAGGTTCAGGGCAGCTACACGGTGGCGCTGCTGGTGCTGCCGGGCGCACTGCCCCTGCTGCCCGAAGGATTCGCCCAGCGCGAACAGGCCGCATCCCAACTGCGCGGGGCGTTGGCGTCGTTGGGGGCCGCGCCGCTCGTGAGCGTGAGCCTGAATCACATCTGA
- the gabT gene encoding 4-aminobutyrate--2-oxoglutarate transaminase, with protein sequence MTISPSRTDELLALRASEIPRGVSNAHPVVAARAEGVKLWDIEGRMYHDWVGGIGVLNVGHNHPHVLAAVRTQLDHFTHTCFQVAMYEPYLRLAQRLNARFPGPALPTKTLFFTTGVEATENAIKIARSYTERPAVISFTHSFHGRTLMGMTLTGKKSYYSQNFGPFAPDVYHAPFPYEYRGVSVEAAIEAMQELFRTTVDPSRVAAIILEPVLGEGGFLAAPTAFLQALRDLCDLHGIVFIADEIQSGVGRTGSFWAIEQSGVQPDLLTFAKSIGGGLPLSGVTGKAEIMDAPAPGGLGGTYAGNPLACAAGMAVMDLFDDPALLTHAEQVGERLFAAFRALQAEVPEIGDVRGLGPMIAMEFVQDAQTQGTQTRAPAPEIATRIVEAARRRGLLLLKAGMYASVIRVLVPVTVTFEELEEGLVILRAAVLEAVGR encoded by the coding sequence ATGACTATTTCACCGTCCAGAACGGATGAACTGTTGGCGCTGCGGGCGTCCGAAATTCCGCGTGGAGTGAGCAACGCGCACCCGGTGGTGGCGGCGCGGGCTGAAGGCGTAAAACTGTGGGACATAGAAGGCCGGATGTACCACGACTGGGTGGGCGGCATTGGCGTGCTGAACGTGGGCCACAACCATCCCCATGTACTGGCAGCCGTGCGTACTCAACTCGATCACTTTACTCACACCTGCTTTCAGGTGGCGATGTACGAGCCGTATTTGCGCCTGGCACAGCGCCTGAATGCCCGCTTTCCCGGCCCAGCCTTGCCCACCAAAACCCTGTTTTTTACCACCGGAGTCGAGGCCACCGAAAACGCCATCAAGATCGCCCGCAGCTACACCGAGCGGCCCGCCGTGATTTCGTTTACCCACTCTTTTCACGGGCGCACGCTGATGGGCATGACCCTGACGGGCAAAAAGTCGTATTACTCCCAGAATTTCGGCCCCTTTGCTCCTGACGTGTACCACGCGCCGTTCCCCTATGAGTACCGGGGCGTCAGCGTGGAAGCGGCCATAGAGGCCATGCAGGAATTGTTCCGCACCACCGTTGATCCCTCCCGCGTGGCGGCTATCATCCTGGAACCTGTGCTGGGAGAAGGCGGATTTTTGGCTGCGCCCACCGCGTTTTTGCAGGCCCTCCGCGACCTCTGCGACCTGCACGGCATCGTGTTCATTGCCGATGAAATCCAGAGCGGCGTGGGGCGCACCGGCAGTTTCTGGGCCATCGAGCAAAGCGGCGTGCAGCCCGATCTACTGACCTTTGCCAAGAGCATTGGCGGTGGCCTGCCCCTGTCGGGCGTGACCGGAAAGGCCGAAATCATGGACGCTCCGGCCCCCGGTGGCCTGGGCGGCACCTATGCAGGCAACCCGCTGGCGTGCGCGGCTGGCATGGCGGTCATGGATCTGTTCGATGATCCCGCCCTGTTGACCCACGCCGAGCAGGTGGGTGAGCGCCTCTTCGCGGCCTTCCGCGCCCTGCAAGCCGAGGTGCCCGAAATTGGCGATGTGCGCGGCCTCGGCCCGATGATCGCCATGGAATTCGTGCAAGATGCCCAAACTCAAGGCACCCAGACCCGCGCCCCCGCCCCCGAAATCGCCACCCGAATTGTGGAAGCTGCCCGCCGCCGGGGACTGTTGTTGCTCAAAGCAGGCATGTACGCCAGTGTTATTCGCGTGCTGGTGCCAGTTACGGTGACTTTCGAAGAGCTGGAAGAAGGTCTGGTTATCCTGCGGGCGGCGGTGCTGGAAGCAGTGGGAAGGTAG